GGTGCGGCGATATTGGCAGGCATTTCCCCGACCATGACCCGCAATACAAAGATATATCCAGTCTGGTACTGTTGAAGAAAGCAGCTGCTCATCTAAGCAGTCAGGGCTGGGTGGTGGGCAACGTGGATGCCGTGGTTATAGCCCAGGCGCCCAAGATATCCCCTTATATCGAGCAGATGCGGTTGAATATGGCCCGGGAAATTGGCGTGACCACTGATCTAATCAGTGTTAAGGCCACTACTACGGAAGGGCTGGGGTTCGCCGGCCGGGGTGAGGGCATTGCGGCCCAGGCGGTGGCATGTATTTATAAGGTAAATGATGCCGGCTGATCAATGGGAGTATTAGTTAAAGTAAATATTGAAGCCGTATCCTCCGGCTATCCGTGGGATACGGCTTTAAACAATTATGGCCTGTTGTTTCTTTTACCTGCCCAATTAGTGTAAAAAGTTGCTAGTAAATACTGCGCAGTGATATAATTAAGTGTCGAAAAACAGCCATAATAAGGGAGTGGAACCAGCATTGATCGATACTAAAGTTAGATTTGCACCCAGCCCGACAGGACCTTTACATATAGGTGGGGCACGCTCTGCCCTGTTTAATTGGCTTTTTGCCCGCCATTACGGCGGTAAATTTGTTGTGCGTATAGAGGATACCGATTTGGATCGTTCGTCGAGAGCATCGGAAGACGATATATTGTCCTCGCTGCGCTGGCTTGGCCTGGACTGGGATGAAGGTATTAATGTGGGGGGCGGCAACGGTCCGTATCGCCAAACAGAGAGACTGGAAATATATTCACGTTACGCCGCTCAATTGCTGGAAAACGGGTTGGCCTACCGGTGCTACTGCAGCGAGGAGGAGTTAGCCGCCCAGCGGGAGGCTCAATTGGCCGCCGGGGAATTGGTTAGATACACCGGCAGGTGTCGTGATCTTAGTCCGGAAGATTGTGCGCGTTTGGAAGCCGGGGGCCGTAAGCCGGTATTGCGCTTTAAAGTGCCCGCGGATAAGATAATCACGGTGCGGGATATTGTGCGGGGGGCTGTTAATTTTGACTGTGCCGGTATCGGAGATTTCATTATTATCAAGTCGGATGGCATACCCACGTATAATTTTGCCGTGGTGGCGGATGATCATTTAATGGGTATCAACCATGTTATCCGTGCCGAGGAACATCTCTCCAACACACCTCTGCAGGTATTACTGTACGAGGCGCTGGGTTGGGACGTGCCGGAATTTGCTCATGTGTCATTGATACTGGGCAAAGACCGTTCTAAAATGAGCAAGCGCCATGGTGCCACATCTATTGAACAGTACCGGGAATTAGGCTATTTACCCGAGGCGCTGGTGAATTTTTTAGCACTTTTAGGCTGGTCTCCGGGTACCGAGGAAGAGGTCTTTACCCTGGACCAGATTAAGGAACAATTTTCACTGGAGCGTGTATCCAAAAGCCCGGCGGTGTTTGACCTTGAGAAACTGAACTGGCTGAACGGCAATTACATCAGGCACAGTTCGGTGGAGCGGCTTGCGGAATTGGCGATACCTTTTTTACGCAAGGCCGGTTATTTGCCCGATGTCTTAGACGACTCGGTGCGGGAGAAGGTGCGTCTAATAGTAGTTGCGGTCAGAGAGCGCCTGGAGTATATGGCGCAAATCAATGATTTTGCCGATGTCTTTTTTAACGATCCCGGTTATGACAATAGTGAGGCACAAGGCATTCTGACCCAGGAACAAGTGCCTGCGGTAATTAAAGCATTGCGGGATAAATTGGTCGGCTATGTGGATGATTTGGATGAGGACGGTGCCCGGGCATTATTGAAAAAGCTGCCCAAAGAGCTGGGGATCGGCGGAAAGAAGGTTTATCAGCCGCTGCGGGTTGCCTTGACCGGTAAACTCAGCGGTCCGGATTTGCACCACTTGCTGCCTGTGCTTGGTGCGCCAAAGGTTATCGTCCGTTTGGAAAAGGCGCTGGCCGCGGTAGGCTAGAAACCGGGCTAACTTATAGATATCGGAAAGGCTGGGATGGGTTTGTTGTTTGGTCGGCTCCGTAAAGATATGCAAGCGGTATTTGAAAGGGACCCGGCCGCTAAATCGGTGCTTGAGGTACTGCTTTGCTATCCCGGTCTGCATGCCATTACATTGCACCGGGTCGCTCACTTCTTTTTCCGGCATCGTTTTTTTCTCATAGCCCGGCTGATTTCCCAGTTTGCCAGGGCGGTCACGCAAATTGAAATCCACCCGGGGGCCAGGATTAGTGAAGGTTTATTTATTGATCACGGCGCCGGAGTAGTTATCGGGGAAACCGCCGAGATAGGCAACAATGTAACTATTTATCAGGGAGTGACCCTGGGGGGCACCGGGAAAGAGAAAGGTAAACGTCACCCGACCATCGGAAATAATGTGGTAATCAGCACCGGTGCTAAAATACTTGGGTCGTTCACTGTGGGCGATAACAGTAAGATCGGTGCCGGTTCCGTGGTGCTGAAGGCTGTTCCTCCCAATAGCACCGTAGTCGGTGTGCCGGGTAAGGTAGTGGTTCGGGACGGTGAAAAAATATTAGATGCAGGGGTATCTATGATTGACTTGCGTCATGACCTGCTGCCTGATCCTGTGGCCGAGTCGATGTTTAGTATGCAAAAAAACGTGGAGATATTGGAAAAGCGGGTTAAAGAACTGGAGCAGGCATTACAGGATATTAATAGTAAACAGCGTTAAGCAAGTGAATATATAAACGGATTTTGTCTTGCGCAAGGGTAATGTTGTGCATTGAGCAAGAAAGGAATGGGGATCATTGGATTATGCGTATATATAATACCTTAACCGGAAAAAAAGAAGAGTTTACACCCCGTGAACCGGGCAAAGCAGCCATATATGTCTGTGGTCCGACCACTTATAACTATATCCACCTGGGTAATGCCCGGCCGATTGTGGTTTTTGATACGGTGCGCCGTTATTTGAAATATAAAGGATTTAACGTATTATATGTCCAGAATTTTACAGATATTGATGATAAGATAATCAGCCGGGCCCGGGA
This genomic interval from Desulfoscipio sp. XC116 contains the following:
- the ispF gene encoding 2-C-methyl-D-erythritol 2,4-cyclodiphosphate synthase, producing MRVGIGYDVHELVAGRPLILGGAKIPHHVGLKGHSDADVLVHAVMDALLGAAGCGDIGRHFPDHDPQYKDISSLVLLKKAAAHLSSQGWVVGNVDAVVIAQAPKISPYIEQMRLNMAREIGVTTDLISVKATTTEGLGFAGRGEGIAAQAVACIYKVNDAG
- the gltX gene encoding glutamate--tRNA ligase; this translates as MIDTKVRFAPSPTGPLHIGGARSALFNWLFARHYGGKFVVRIEDTDLDRSSRASEDDILSSLRWLGLDWDEGINVGGGNGPYRQTERLEIYSRYAAQLLENGLAYRCYCSEEELAAQREAQLAAGELVRYTGRCRDLSPEDCARLEAGGRKPVLRFKVPADKIITVRDIVRGAVNFDCAGIGDFIIIKSDGIPTYNFAVVADDHLMGINHVIRAEEHLSNTPLQVLLYEALGWDVPEFAHVSLILGKDRSKMSKRHGATSIEQYRELGYLPEALVNFLALLGWSPGTEEEVFTLDQIKEQFSLERVSKSPAVFDLEKLNWLNGNYIRHSSVERLAELAIPFLRKAGYLPDVLDDSVREKVRLIVVAVRERLEYMAQINDFADVFFNDPGYDNSEAQGILTQEQVPAVIKALRDKLVGYVDDLDEDGARALLKKLPKELGIGGKKVYQPLRVALTGKLSGPDLHHLLPVLGAPKVIVRLEKALAAVG
- the cysE gene encoding serine O-acetyltransferase — encoded protein: MFGRLRKDMQAVFERDPAAKSVLEVLLCYPGLHAITLHRVAHFFFRHRFFLIARLISQFARAVTQIEIHPGARISEGLFIDHGAGVVIGETAEIGNNVTIYQGVTLGGTGKEKGKRHPTIGNNVVISTGAKILGSFTVGDNSKIGAGSVVLKAVPPNSTVVGVPGKVVVRDGEKILDAGVSMIDLRHDLLPDPVAESMFSMQKNVEILEKRVKELEQALQDINSKQR